TTGGGAGTCAGGTCAATGTTGAGGCGTCCCGACCCACGGCGCAGCCGGTTGTTCAGGATGATGCCTTTCTGGTCGTTCCAGTCACCCGAGCCATAGTAGGAAGCAAATTCGTTGCCGCCCGACAGGGCTACCTGGTAGTTCTGCTGCGTGCCACGCTGGAAAACTTCTTTAATCCAGTCCGTCTCATCCGGAACACCGTCGCCGTTCACATCGATGGGAGCGGCAATGGCCGCCGGGATGCTGGTGTTGCCCACGTTACCGGGGGCGCCTACGCTGCCTGCACGGGCATTGGCTGCCTTTTCGTTCGAAATGGCAATAAAGTCACTGCCATTGAGCACCTTGGGGGTGCGTACGGCATCCTGGAAGCCATAGAACGAGTTGAAGGACAGACGATTGGTGCCTGATTTCCCGCGTTTGGTCGTGATAACAACTACGCCGTTGGCGCCGCGCGAACCATAAATGGCGGCAGCAGAAGCGTCTTTCAGCACATCGACCGAGGCGATGTCGTTAGGGTTGATGTCGGCCAAGGGGTTGTAACGCGTGCTGAGCGAGTTGGCTTGAGCACTGTTGTTCAGCGGCACACCGTCGAGGATAAACAGCGGCTGCGAGCTGTTGGAAATGGAGTTGGCGCCGCGAATGCGAATCACGGCTTGGTCACCGAGGGTGCCGCTGGTCGTGTTCACGTTCACACCGGCCATGCGGCCCTGCAAGGCTTGGTCGGCGCTCACTACCGGCTGCAACAAGAGCTTCTCTTCCGTGACTTTGGCCACCGAGCCCGTGATGTCTTTCACATCCTGCGAGCCGCCATAGCCCGTCACCACAACTTCGGTCAGTTGTTTGGTGTCGGTAGCCAGTGCTACCTGAAAGTCGGAGTTAGTGCCAATGGCCCGCTCCTGGGTCGTCATGCCCACGGAACTGAATACGAGCGTGCCGCCAGATTCCGGCACCGAAAGGCTAAAAGCACCGTCAGCGTTGGTGGAAACGCCATTGGTGGTGCCTTTCAGCAACACCGTCACACCCGGCAAACCGTCGCCGGTCTTTTGGTCAGTTACTCGTCCGGAGATGGTGCGCGTTTGCGCCAACACCCCCTGTAAGAGAGTAAACATGAGCACGAGGCTCATGAGTAAGGTTTTTTTCATGGACAAAAGGTTAAAAAATGGTAATGGTAATGGTGAGTTTACACTGTCAAAAATAAGACAATTCAGGCATGCAAGAGCAAAAAGAACATCAATTCTTCATGAAAACTTGTGATTTCCGTAAATTATTTAGGAATAGCTGGCAGCATAGGCAAGCTAGCCTCAATTTTTCTGCTTTGGATTAAAGGAATATTAAAAAGAAGCCCGGTACTAAGCAGATGCAGTACCGGGCTTTTTTGCACACGGGGGAGCCGACAATTTTCCTAGATGCGGAACTCTGCTACGGCTGCGTAGGGAGCATTGATGAGCGTGCCAGTGGGTGCGCCCACGGAGCCCGTGGTGGTAGAAAGCGGAGTGAGAATGATGCGACGGCCGTCCTTCATAACGTACTCGAAGGTGAAAACGACCGCCTCGCCGTTCAGCATGTTATTGCGGGCCCCCGGCGACGTGGCCAGAACAGGGGTAGGAGCGGGGTTGGCCGTGGTGGGCGAGTTCGGAAACAGGTCCTTGATGGCTTCCTGGCTATCGATGGTTACGGTGGCCGGGAAGGAGGTAAGGTCCATTACCTTGACCCGGGGGCCGAGGATGTTGTTACGGCGGAAGCTCTTGTACACTTCCACCGTTTGCAGCTCCGAGTAACCCTTGGACGGGTTCACCACAAACTCGAATACCGGACGCGGGGTGCCAGTAGTGGTCTGAGTGGTGACAGAGTTACGAGCCGACGGGTAGTCGAAGTACGATTTCTGCGGGTTGATTTCCGGAATAACCAGCGGAATGCTTTCGGTGGCGGGCTCGGGTATCCGGCTGGCCTCGCGGCAAGCCGGAAGGGCGGACACCGCCATAACCAGCAGTAGCAACTGAGTGAAATACTTTTTCATATAACGAAGCAGATGAAATCGATGAGAGGGCCGGGACCTAGCGCTCCCAGAAGATGGTGGAATTAACGTCCTTCTGCGTTTTGGGCGAATTGGGGTTCAGAATCAGGTCCGAGGTGGGGTAGTACAGGCGGTGCGGGAACACGCCGTTGCCCTGCGTGCCACCGTCGTCGGGCAGCAGGCCGCGGCTGGGGTCGGCCACTTGCTGCGATACCCGGATGCGGGGGTGCTTGGTGCGGCGGAAGTCCGTGTACACATCGACGCCGTAGCCGAAGCTGGCCACGTACTTCTCGTACATGATGACCTCCAGTTTCTCCTCGAGGGTCGTGGGGCGGTAAGGCGGGTTGGGAACGGCCGTCGTCGGGTCGTCGTGCGTTCTGTCGAAGCGGTCGAGCGGGCCGGAATTGGTAATCGGTTGGCTATTCGGCGCAACCCGGTTGATGTAGCCCGTGATTTGGGCAGCAGTCATTACGGGGCTGCCGTCGTTGGTGGCAACCGTATTCACTTTGCGGAACGAGGCATTGAGGGCTTCAACCAGCGCGGCGCGCGCGGCATTCACATCATTGAAAACCGTCAGCTGCAACTCCGCTTCCGTGAATTTACGGGCGTAGTAGGTGAGCATGCGCTGGGGTGCTTCGGCTTTGCCTTGGGCCGCCGTCGTGCCGGTTTTGCCGCCTTTGCCATCGTCATACTTCCCGCCAATCGGGTAGAGGCCCTGCACTGTCTGGAACGAAGCCGTGCTGGCCGAGCTGGTGTATTGACCGGTGGAGCCGGGGCGCACCGTCACAAAGGGGCCGTTGATGTAGTCCTGCTGCGTGACGGGCGGGCCGGCTAGTGCTACTTGATTGAAGAAGTAGTACGGCATGCGGGGGTCACTCTTGGCCAGCATGTCCTCGTAGAAGTAGCGCCCGATGCGGTTCTCCGGGTTGGTGCTGAAATCCGTGATGTAGCCGGGGTTGCGGTTGTCCGGGTTGGTGGTGTTGCGGTAAGCCAGTTCGAAGTCGTCGCCATCTCCCATCAGGTCGGCGCTCAGTAGCGGCGACACCTGGCTGATAACCGTAGCGTTGGAGTTGGTTTTACGAATCTGGTTGTACAGCTTCAGTTTCAGCGTGCGCCCGAAACGGGCCCATTTCGTGGGCGAGCCATTGTAAATTAGGTCAGACTTGGTCAGGCCTGGGTTGCTGGCCGATTTGTTGAGGTTGGCCAGGCCTTCGTCAATCAAGGCAAACAGGCTCTGCACCGAGCCGTCGCTCGAGCCATTGTAGATTTCCACGTCCTTATCGAAGCGGGGCGCGATGTTGTCCACGCCTTTCAGGGCTTGCGAGTAGGGCACGTCGCCCCACAGGTCCACCATCTGGCTGAACACGTAGGCCTTCTGCAGTTGGGCAATGCCCACATAGCCCCACTGCTGCTCTTTCGTGCCTTGCGAAATGATGAGTTCGTTGTTCACGAGCATGCTGCTGTACAGGTCCGACCAAGGAAAGCCGAACGAGCCGCCGGTTTGCTGGAAGTTGCCGATGCCGCGCGTGTTGTAGAGCTGCTGCATCAGGGCCATGGTGTACTGGCTCAGGCCCCCCACGTTATCGCCCAGGTCGCTGGCCATGCTCACCTGCGCCACGGGCAGCAAGGTGTTGAGCGAGGTTGCAGTGGGCGAAAGTGGGTTTTTGTTAACGTCGTAAAAGTCTTTGCAGCCCGAAGCTGCGGCCAGCACACCGGCCAGCACCAGGGTGGCGCCAATTTTTTGAATTTTCATATAGCGAAGTAGCCTACAGGCTGAATTCAAACATTAAAAAGTGACCCGCAGGTTCACGCCGTAGCGTTTGGTGGTGGGGGCGTTCGTCAGCTCCACGCCTTGG
This DNA window, taken from Hymenobacter sp. 5317J-9, encodes the following:
- a CDS encoding SusD/RagB family nutrient-binding outer membrane lipoprotein, which encodes MKIQKIGATLVLAGVLAAASGCKDFYDVNKNPLSPTATSLNTLLPVAQVSMASDLGDNVGGLSQYTMALMQQLYNTRGIGNFQQTGGSFGFPWSDLYSSMLVNNELIISQGTKEQQWGYVGIAQLQKAYVFSQMVDLWGDVPYSQALKGVDNIAPRFDKDVEIYNGSSDGSVQSLFALIDEGLANLNKSASNPGLTKSDLIYNGSPTKWARFGRTLKLKLYNQIRKTNSNATVISQVSPLLSADLMGDGDDFELAYRNTTNPDNRNPGYITDFSTNPENRIGRYFYEDMLAKSDPRMPYYFFNQVALAGPPVTQQDYINGPFVTVRPGSTGQYTSSASTASFQTVQGLYPIGGKYDDGKGGKTGTTAAQGKAEAPQRMLTYYARKFTEAELQLTVFNDVNAARAALVEALNASFRKVNTVATNDGSPVMTAAQITGYINRVAPNSQPITNSGPLDRFDRTHDDPTTAVPNPPYRPTTLEEKLEVIMYEKYVASFGYGVDVYTDFRRTKHPRIRVSQQVADPSRGLLPDDGGTQGNGVFPHRLYYPTSDLILNPNSPKTQKDVNSTIFWER